Proteins encoded by one window of Paenibacillus urinalis:
- a CDS encoding MetQ/NlpA family ABC transporter substrate-binding protein, with protein MKKWFLSALTLTLVLVLAACGNDSAPDTTGSEGTGSTEETVTLKVGATPVPHAEILEQVKPILEEQGVNLEIVTFNDYVQPNVQLDEGQLDANFFQHKPYLDNEIETRGLKLTALNPVHVEPLGAYSNTITSADELQDGAKIAIPNDATNGGRALILLDKNGIIKLTDNTNIESKISDIAENPKNLEIIEMDAAMLPRQLGEVELAVINVNYALEADLNPLEDALFLEDADSPYANLLVSREDNKDNEAIQKLNDALQSDEIKQFIEDNYAGAIVPAF; from the coding sequence ATGAAAAAATGGTTCTTATCTGCATTAACTCTAACTCTGGTTCTGGTACTGGCAGCTTGCGGCAACGATTCCGCTCCCGATACCACAGGAAGTGAAGGCACGGGAAGCACAGAAGAAACAGTAACCTTGAAGGTCGGTGCAACTCCGGTTCCACATGCTGAAATTCTAGAGCAGGTTAAACCAATCCTTGAAGAGCAAGGCGTTAATTTGGAAATTGTTACTTTTAACGACTATGTACAGCCAAACGTACAGCTTGATGAAGGTCAGCTCGATGCGAACTTCTTCCAGCACAAGCCTTACCTGGATAACGAAATCGAGACACGTGGTCTTAAGCTGACTGCTCTCAATCCGGTACATGTGGAGCCGCTTGGTGCTTACTCGAATACAATTACCTCTGCAGATGAGCTGCAGGACGGTGCGAAGATTGCCATTCCAAACGATGCAACCAACGGCGGCCGTGCCCTTATTCTTCTGGACAAGAACGGTATCATCAAATTGACTGATAACACGAACATTGAATCCAAGATCAGCGATATTGCAGAGAATCCAAAAAACCTGGAAATTATCGAAATGGATGCGGCGATGCTTCCTCGTCAGCTGGGTGAAGTAGAGCTTGCTGTAATCAACGTTAACTATGCGCTTGAAGCAGATCTTAACCCATTGGAAGACGCTCTCTTCCTTGAAGATGCAGATTCTCCATATGCGAACCTGCTCGTATCCCGCGAGGATAACAAGGACAATGAGGCTATTCAGAAGCTGAATGATGCTCTGCAATCCGATGAGATTAAACAGTTCATTGAAGATAATTATGCTGGAGCGATCGTACCTGCATTTTAA
- a CDS encoding methionine ABC transporter permease, whose product MMGLDFSVINWDEFQKATLDTLKMLGASGLFSILIGLPLGIILFMTSRSTSGINKSVYNVLSVIVNILRSVPFIILIVAMIPITKEIVGTAIGVLGTIPPLVVGAAPFFARLVETALREVDRGVIEASQAMGASTGQIIWKVLMPESLPGLLAGMTMTIVTLVSYTAMSGMVGGGGLGSLAVNYGYYRYENEVMIIAVIIMIVLVQALQMIGDRLVKHFTRR is encoded by the coding sequence ATGATGGGGCTTGATTTTTCCGTCATCAACTGGGATGAATTCCAGAAGGCCACTTTAGATACATTAAAGATGCTGGGGGCATCCGGACTATTTTCAATTCTTATCGGTCTTCCGCTGGGCATTATTTTGTTCATGACTTCCCGTTCCACATCAGGAATCAACAAGTCTGTTTACAATGTGCTGTCTGTGATTGTTAACATCTTGCGGTCAGTGCCATTCATCATTCTGATTGTGGCGATGATTCCGATTACGAAAGAAATCGTAGGGACGGCGATCGGTGTTCTCGGTACCATTCCTCCGCTTGTTGTGGGGGCAGCGCCGTTCTTTGCCAGACTTGTTGAGACTGCGCTTCGTGAAGTCGACCGCGGTGTCATTGAGGCCTCACAGGCAATGGGCGCATCGACGGGTCAGATTATCTGGAAGGTGCTGATGCCGGAATCTCTACCGGGTCTGCTTGCGGGGATGACCATGACCATTGTTACGCTCGTATCCTACACAGCCATGTCGGGAATGGTCGGTGGTGGAGGGCTTGGTTCTCTCGCCGTCAACTACGGTTACTACCGCTATGAGAATGAAGTGATGATCATTGCTGTTATTATCATGATCGTGCTCGTACAAGCACTGCAGATGATTGGGGATCGCTTAGTGAAGCATTTTACTCGAAGATAA
- a CDS encoding methionine ABC transporter ATP-binding protein: MIELKNIKKDYGKGKQVTTALSGLNLSIQKGEIFGVIGHSGAGKSTLIRLINLLERPTAGEVWVGGINMTRLGKQQLQAKRRKIGMIFQHFNLLSSATVYDNVAFPLRLVKTNQAEVDRKVKELLELVGLTEHSKKYPSQLSGGQKQRVGIARALASDPEVLLCDEATSALDPQTTNSILKLLLDINKRFNLTIVLITHEMHVIQSICDRVAVIHQGGIVEEGPVTEVFLKPQHPVTQDFILRETDSGDLLGEAIMATHLEHSQTVKITFLGSKTYDSILSQTARRLGIDFAILQGTISTIKQVPYGQLTVRLEGPPELIRSTIDELVSQGLEVEVMA; the protein is encoded by the coding sequence TTGATCGAACTAAAAAATATTAAAAAGGACTACGGCAAAGGAAAACAGGTCACGACGGCCTTATCCGGGCTTAATCTGTCCATTCAAAAGGGTGAAATCTTCGGCGTCATCGGTCATTCCGGCGCAGGGAAGAGCACGCTGATCCGCTTAATTAATTTGCTTGAGCGTCCGACAGCCGGTGAGGTATGGGTCGGAGGCATTAACATGACCAGGCTTGGCAAACAGCAGCTGCAGGCGAAGCGCCGCAAGATCGGTATGATTTTTCAGCATTTTAATCTGCTCAGTTCAGCTACTGTGTATGATAATGTTGCGTTTCCTCTACGGCTCGTGAAGACCAATCAGGCGGAAGTGGATCGTAAAGTGAAGGAGCTGCTAGAGCTGGTTGGTCTGACTGAGCATAGTAAAAAGTATCCTTCTCAGCTCTCAGGCGGTCAGAAGCAGCGCGTTGGTATCGCACGTGCGCTGGCAAGCGACCCGGAAGTGCTGCTATGTGATGAGGCCACCTCAGCACTGGACCCGCAGACGACGAATTCCATACTTAAGCTGCTGCTGGATATCAATAAACGCTTTAATTTGACCATTGTACTAATTACACATGAGATGCATGTGATTCAGTCGATCTGTGATCGTGTCGCCGTCATTCATCAGGGCGGTATTGTGGAAGAGGGGCCGGTGACGGAAGTGTTCCTCAAGCCTCAGCATCCTGTAACCCAGGACTTTATTCTACGTGAAACGGATTCGGGCGACCTGCTCGGTGAAGCCATTATGGCGACACATTTGGAGCATTCCCAAACGGTTAAGATTACGTTTCTTGGAAGCAAAACGTATGATTCGATTCTGTCGCAGACGGCTAGAAGGCTTGGTATTGATTTTGCCATCCTGCAAGGAACCATCTCAACTATTAAGCAAGTGCCTTATGGACAGCTTACGGTAAGACTTGAAGGTCCTCCTGAGCTGATTCGCAGTACGATAGATGAGCTTGTGTCACAAGGGCTAGAAGTGGAGGTGATGGCATGA
- a CDS encoding Cthe_2314 family HEPN domain-containing protein — MLRTLLGEPARVNTGELKEAMDTMAKTLQLLGAAIDRGNDPSHDYRKLDIWTRGLMTSLDELEQSTFAASFFAAKVHSSSTEDMEPDEKADYARYVYFYKDGFIRMFAILDKLGNLLDDWYDLHTSKVKVHFSYFTVLRQFEYLKQHMPLVQELNDLKDRYSDSMNRLRKRRNTEIHHMNIEMVDDLWQKHQTLHGKIELEDLKSFTQDLELGLELVSKSVTAAFHYINNNWQKSTSMAKNAVKSST, encoded by the coding sequence ATGCTTCGAACCTTATTGGGAGAGCCCGCCCGGGTTAACACCGGAGAGTTAAAAGAAGCCATGGATACCATGGCGAAGACACTGCAGCTGCTTGGAGCGGCTATAGATCGAGGAAACGACCCTTCACATGATTATCGCAAGCTCGATATTTGGACCCGAGGTCTGATGACCTCACTTGATGAACTGGAGCAGAGCACTTTTGCTGCCTCTTTCTTTGCCGCCAAAGTTCATTCTTCCTCAACAGAAGATATGGAACCGGATGAGAAGGCGGATTACGCTCGTTATGTTTATTTTTACAAGGATGGCTTTATTCGCATGTTTGCTATTCTCGACAAGCTTGGTAACCTGCTGGATGACTGGTATGATCTTCATACTTCTAAGGTGAAGGTGCATTTCTCTTACTTCACGGTTCTTCGTCAATTTGAATATTTGAAGCAGCATATGCCGCTTGTTCAGGAGCTGAACGATCTTAAAGATCGATATTCAGACTCGATGAATCGTCTGCGAAAACGAAGAAATACAGAAATTCATCACATGAATATTGAGATGGTGGATGATCTGTGGCAGAAGCATCAGACTCTTCATGGCAAAATTGAGCTGGAGGATCTGAAGTCTTTTACACAGGATCTTGAGCTTGGCCTAGAGCTTGTATCCAAGAGCGTGACAGCGGCATTTCATTACATTAATAACAACTGGCAGAAGAGCACATCTATGGCCAAAAATGCTGTCAAATCCTCAACATAA
- a CDS encoding COX15/CtaA family protein, whose translation MKHIKLLKWVSFVTTIFMFFATFGGGVVTRTESGLGCGNEWPLCHGEFVPAHTLASLIEYSHRIVSSTAGLLAVATFVLFWLYSKKRRDLQIFALLTLIFVIIQGGMGALAVVFSQSPPVMALHLGFAFISLASALMTTLGARQEEKFGGLERFDSLPRVSKGFRNLVWITAIYSYVVVYTGAFVSHTSSAGGCSGFPLCNGEVVPQLSGGVGIAFMHRAAAFLLVAVVAVLSHYAYRHHKNNREMQVLGLSAIGLIILQVLSGVGLMLTMNRPEVYMFVVLAHMTIIAVLFGMLCYMSYVVWRLAKPVGSNKL comes from the coding sequence TTGAAACATATCAAATTGTTAAAATGGGTCAGTTTCGTGACGACCATATTCATGTTTTTTGCCACCTTTGGCGGTGGAGTCGTTACCCGGACAGAGTCCGGACTCGGCTGCGGCAATGAGTGGCCGCTGTGTCATGGTGAATTTGTACCAGCACATACGCTTGCTTCACTTATTGAGTATTCCCATCGCATCGTGAGTTCAACAGCCGGGCTGCTTGCGGTTGCAACCTTTGTGCTCTTCTGGCTGTACAGCAAGAAACGCCGTGATTTACAGATCTTTGCGCTATTGACGTTAATATTTGTCATTATCCAAGGAGGAATGGGTGCACTGGCTGTTGTCTTCTCCCAATCTCCACCCGTGATGGCACTGCACCTTGGGTTTGCGTTTATCTCGCTTGCAAGTGCACTCATGACAACGCTTGGGGCCAGACAGGAAGAGAAGTTTGGAGGTCTTGAACGGTTTGACAGTTTGCCGCGCGTCAGCAAGGGCTTCCGTAATCTGGTATGGATTACCGCAATCTATTCCTACGTGGTTGTTTATACGGGTGCTTTTGTAAGTCATACGAGCTCTGCAGGCGGCTGCTCCGGCTTCCCTCTATGTAATGGAGAGGTTGTGCCTCAGTTGTCTGGCGGAGTCGGCATAGCCTTTATGCACCGAGCAGCTGCATTTCTGCTGGTTGCTGTCGTTGCAGTGCTCAGTCACTATGCTTATCGTCACCACAAGAATAACCGGGAAATGCAGGTGCTTGGGCTGTCAGCGATCGGTCTAATTATTCTTCAAGTGCTCTCTGGTGTTGGACTGATGCTGACAATGAATCGTCCTGAAGTCTACATGTTCGTCGTACTGGCACATATGACAATCATTGCCGTCTTGTTCGGCATGCTGTGCTATATGAGCTATGTCGTGTGGAGACTTGCCAAGCCAGTGGGCAGTAATAAGCTGTAA
- a CDS encoding thioredoxin family protein: MKLMNSKAEFDVSIQSSNLVVAVFKADWCGDCTYINPFMPEVEEKYADSLSLIQVDVDKVEEVSQEQNILGIPSFVAYTDGRELIRFVNKNRKSREEIETFLDRAVEVYKSIHK, translated from the coding sequence ATGAAATTAATGAATTCCAAGGCTGAATTTGACGTATCTATACAATCCTCCAACCTGGTCGTTGCTGTATTTAAGGCGGATTGGTGCGGTGACTGCACCTATATCAATCCATTTATGCCAGAGGTAGAGGAGAAATATGCCGATTCCTTATCGCTTATTCAGGTGGATGTGGATAAAGTGGAGGAGGTCAGTCAGGAGCAGAACATTCTGGGCATTCCGAGCTTTGTTGCTTACACGGATGGCCGGGAATTGATTCGTTTCGTTAATAAAAACCGCAAATCACGCGAGGAGATTGAGACCTTCCTGGATCGTGCGGTTGAAGTGTACAAGTCCATTCATAAATAA
- a CDS encoding DUF2515 family protein, whose product MDKPDYQAQPKPSIWQLITTIPVTIKEMITGKRSAWEASKKLRHPLLSLTWQTSSAVQVQHQLEHMMASVRTSGVQTASLRSSQLDPYSVEELELVQEIKQLTRVHNQSNVSRTAAYLACYKSYPELHWALLAHFVSRNGGYNMTDLRSGLLKTILNDQEKERVYLLLERCNALIFQDAYPQLLLYMKSKEKGRSYFHLLSEFHISSFMVPFWEQFWLNRDSALLAVGLIINEQNYIEYRVIRNSFYQHHVTSTLSFRSHEIAGLNHIVIPLGINEELVGLTLSNFNKMHERIAFGKNLYALLFGHEQVLDRAAAYAYAVPHEGSRSEYWPKFFTAQKELSTHEALVSPMLSRNEALPSGSKLYSPKLLDVWQDLPYEKISREDWLTQTDSLGHLTVPRRPKLFEISHEHRSSLSKLAMMHDLDRLI is encoded by the coding sequence ATGGACAAACCAGATTATCAAGCGCAGCCCAAGCCTTCTATTTGGCAGCTGATTACAACGATTCCGGTCACGATCAAGGAAATGATCACTGGGAAGAGATCAGCCTGGGAAGCCTCCAAAAAACTGCGTCACCCACTTCTCTCCCTGACGTGGCAGACTTCTTCTGCCGTACAGGTACAGCATCAGCTTGAGCATATGATGGCAAGTGTAAGAACGTCTGGTGTTCAGACAGCCTCCCTTCGGAGCAGCCAGCTTGACCCTTATAGTGTGGAGGAGCTGGAGCTCGTTCAGGAGATTAAGCAGCTGACAAGAGTTCACAACCAGAGCAATGTCTCCAGAACAGCAGCTTACCTCGCCTGCTACAAGTCTTATCCAGAGCTGCACTGGGCACTGCTCGCTCACTTCGTATCCCGGAACGGTGGATATAATATGACAGATCTGCGCAGCGGATTGCTGAAGACCATCCTGAATGACCAAGAAAAAGAAAGGGTATACCTGCTGCTTGAACGGTGCAACGCACTTATTTTTCAAGACGCTTACCCTCAGCTGCTGCTATATATGAAAAGTAAGGAAAAAGGCCGGAGCTACTTTCATTTACTATCGGAATTTCACATTTCCTCCTTCATGGTTCCCTTCTGGGAGCAATTCTGGCTGAACAGGGACAGTGCACTGCTGGCGGTTGGACTGATCATCAATGAACAGAACTATATTGAGTATCGCGTCATCCGCAATTCGTTCTACCAGCACCATGTCACCTCTACTCTGTCCTTTCGCTCACATGAAATCGCGGGGCTGAATCATATTGTCATCCCGCTCGGTATTAATGAGGAGCTCGTTGGCTTGACCTTGTCGAATTTCAACAAGATGCATGAGCGGATTGCCTTTGGCAAGAATCTGTATGCGCTGCTATTTGGACATGAGCAGGTGCTGGACCGGGCTGCTGCTTATGCATATGCCGTCCCTCATGAAGGCTCAAGAAGCGAATATTGGCCTAAATTTTTCACAGCTCAAAAAGAGCTCTCTACACATGAGGCCCTCGTATCGCCTATGCTGAGCCGAAATGAAGCGCTCCCGTCAGGAAGTAAGCTGTACAGCCCAAAACTGCTAGACGTTTGGCAGGACTTGCCGTATGAGAAAATATCTCGAGAAGACTGGCTGACTCAAACCGATAGTCTTGGTCATCTGACCGTTCCAAGACGGCCCAAATTGTTCGAGATCAGCCATGAGCATAGGAGCAGTCTATCCAAGCTGGCCATGATGCATGACCTGGATCGATTAATTTAG
- a CDS encoding putative polysaccharide biosynthesis protein codes for MSKKESFIKGTLILAAAALVARVLGLVQRVPLEHLLGPVGDASFGVANSVYLMLLTVATAGIPSTLSKMVSERYALDKPQDAKRVYQAALIFAGFAGIVMTILLWSLAPFYATYIAQVPEASTAIRALAPALLLFPTIAMMRGYFQGRNNMTAGGISQIVEQFARVGTAILLAFILLRLGYADEEVAAGASFGGVLGSIGAFAVMMYFAFKQSRKDQSMGLALHANTQVPLSRIYRDIFTLSIPIVLSSLAVPVVNFIDSSIIKPLISGDVGSAAATNLLGILTNRAQPVAGIPPILAIALSQSLIPIIAAAYARKDESHLRGQVTLAMRIAIMTGMPMVIALTVAAYSINGLLFSTLEGAGVVAMLTFGTIFQITMMTSNSILLGIGKPKITMVTVFIGIVVKLAASFALAPFFGIYGIIASTGLAFLIITALNVRVLKKTVSFSILGSRWAGFAATVVLSAGIGYGLHQLGLRMTDLMPSRLAYLINCGIVGLAVLISYFALLILLGVLREDELKSYPRIVQKVLRPLMRLKRSGNQGARG; via the coding sequence TTGTCTAAGAAAGAATCATTTATTAAGGGGACGCTGATTCTGGCTGCAGCTGCATTAGTTGCGCGCGTGCTGGGCCTGGTTCAGCGGGTTCCGCTTGAGCATTTGCTCGGCCCGGTCGGGGACGCTTCATTCGGTGTCGCAAACAGCGTCTATCTTATGCTCCTTACTGTAGCGACAGCAGGCATTCCGAGCACGCTCAGCAAGATGGTATCTGAACGGTATGCGCTCGATAAGCCGCAGGATGCCAAAAGAGTTTATCAGGCTGCGCTTATCTTCGCTGGTTTTGCCGGAATCGTCATGACCATTCTCTTATGGTCACTCGCTCCATTCTATGCAACCTATATTGCTCAGGTCCCGGAGGCATCGACAGCGATTCGGGCGTTAGCTCCTGCACTGCTGCTGTTTCCGACCATTGCCATGATGCGAGGATACTTCCAAGGCCGCAATAATATGACGGCCGGGGGGATCTCTCAAATCGTGGAGCAATTCGCCCGTGTGGGAACGGCGATCCTGCTTGCGTTCATTCTCTTGCGGCTCGGATATGCAGATGAAGAGGTAGCAGCAGGTGCTTCTTTCGGAGGAGTGCTGGGCAGCATCGGAGCTTTTGCTGTTATGATGTATTTTGCATTCAAGCAGTCCCGCAAAGACCAGTCGATGGGGCTTGCACTGCATGCAAACACGCAGGTTCCATTATCACGCATCTACCGTGATATCTTTACGCTATCGATTCCTATCGTCCTGTCATCCCTTGCTGTGCCTGTAGTGAATTTTATTGATTCCTCCATCATTAAGCCGCTGATCAGCGGTGATGTCGGATCAGCTGCAGCGACCAATCTGCTCGGGATCTTAACGAATCGTGCACAGCCGGTTGCGGGGATTCCACCGATTCTCGCTATTGCGCTTAGTCAGTCGCTTATTCCTATTATCGCCGCAGCTTATGCCAGAAAAGATGAAAGCCATCTGCGCGGACAGGTTACCCTGGCGATGCGAATTGCCATCATGACAGGTATGCCGATGGTCATTGCACTTACCGTTGCTGCATATTCCATCAACGGACTCTTGTTCAGTACGTTGGAAGGTGCCGGCGTAGTGGCGATGCTGACGTTCGGAACGATCTTCCAGATTACAATGATGACGTCGAATTCCATCTTGCTGGGAATCGGTAAACCCAAAATAACGATGGTTACCGTCTTCATAGGAATCGTAGTGAAGCTTGCCGCGAGCTTTGCGCTTGCACCGTTCTTCGGCATCTATGGCATCATTGCTTCAACAGGTCTCGCATTCCTCATCATTACAGCATTAAATGTACGTGTTCTGAAGAAAACAGTCAGCTTCTCCATCCTTGGCTCAAGGTGGGCAGGATTTGCTGCAACGGTCGTGCTCTCGGCAGGAATAGGGTACGGGCTCCATCAACTGGGTCTGCGAATGACTGATCTGATGCCGTCTAGACTGGCTTACCTGATTAACTGTGGGATCGTTGGATTAGCTGTTCTTATCAGCTACTTTGCTCTACTCATCCTTCTCGGTGTACTGCGAGAAGACGAGCTGAAGAGTTATCCGCGTATCGTTCAGAAGGTGCTCCGCCCGCTTATGCGATTGAAGCGTTCTGGTAATCAGGGAGCAAGAGGATAA
- a CDS encoding Cof-type HAD-IIB family hydrolase — protein sequence MSNHYQYKLLALDMDGTLLTDNHEISHETSTWIHKAMEAGIHVCLSTGRAVHHALPYGQELGLATPMVTVNGSEVWKSPNELHIRTLLDPELIKKMHDIAVKHDCWFWAYSVDQLFNRERWVDAIMEHEWLKFGYTTEDDQVRHEILMELQDLGGLQITNSSPTNLEVNPAGISKASGIAEVCKLLGITMEEVVAVGDSLNDLAVIQAVGLGVAMGNAQETVKEAADLIVASNNEDGIVEVIRDHMLKVGTIKIQP from the coding sequence TTGAGTAATCATTATCAATATAAATTACTTGCGCTGGATATGGATGGTACACTGCTGACGGATAATCATGAGATATCCCATGAGACTTCCACCTGGATTCATAAAGCGATGGAGGCTGGCATTCATGTCTGTCTGTCCACCGGACGTGCCGTGCATCATGCCCTGCCTTACGGTCAGGAGCTGGGCCTTGCGACACCGATGGTTACAGTGAATGGAAGCGAAGTATGGAAATCGCCGAATGAGCTGCATATCCGCACACTGCTTGACCCTGAATTAATTAAGAAGATGCACGATATTGCTGTGAAGCATGACTGCTGGTTCTGGGCTTATTCCGTAGATCAGCTGTTTAATCGTGAGCGCTGGGTGGATGCCATTATGGAACATGAGTGGCTGAAATTTGGCTATACCACAGAGGATGATCAGGTGCGTCATGAGATTCTCATGGAGCTTCAGGATCTCGGCGGGCTGCAGATCACTAATTCTTCACCGACCAACCTGGAAGTGAATCCTGCGGGGATATCGAAGGCAAGTGGTATCGCTGAGGTGTGCAAGCTGCTGGGTATAACCATGGAAGAGGTTGTTGCCGTTGGCGACAGCTTGAACGATCTTGCGGTTATTCAGGCTGTGGGTCTTGGTGTGGCCATGGGTAATGCACAGGAGACGGTGAAGGAAGCAGCAGATCTCATTGTCGCTTCCAATAATGAGGATGGCATTGTGGAGGTCATTCGTGACCATATGTTGAAGGTAGGAACGATTAAAATACAGCCTTAA
- a CDS encoding metal ABC transporter permease, whose product MSTFWILLTAILVSSACALLGTFLVLRKMAMVGDAISHAVLPGIAIAFLISGRESLWILVGATAVGLLAVFLIQHLESSGLQSDASIGIVFTALFAFGVILISLNAQNVDLDLDHVLYGEITYVQWDRLIIGEMDLGPRAVWMLGITLAIILTLLTLFYKQFKLVSFDPALAAATGIPVMLFHYLLMGMVSMTSVASFDSVGAILVVGMLIVPAATAYLLTDRLSHMLVISVIIGVISSFAGYYSALIMDSSIAGCMVASAGILFVLAFLFSPLHGVVVRKWKQKRGTMTKDPLEV is encoded by the coding sequence ATGTCAACATTTTGGATCTTGCTAACTGCCATACTGGTTTCCTCGGCCTGTGCACTGCTCGGTACGTTTCTGGTGCTTAGAAAGATGGCGATGGTTGGGGATGCAATCAGCCACGCGGTCCTTCCTGGTATCGCCATTGCCTTTTTGATCAGCGGCCGTGAATCTCTCTGGATTCTTGTCGGCGCTACGGCGGTGGGACTGCTTGCTGTCTTTCTGATTCAGCATCTGGAGTCCAGCGGGCTACAGTCTGATGCTTCCATCGGGATTGTTTTCACAGCTCTGTTCGCCTTTGGTGTCATTCTGATTAGTTTAAATGCACAGAATGTCGACCTTGATCTGGACCACGTACTGTATGGTGAAATTACGTATGTTCAATGGGACCGGCTAATCATCGGAGAGATGGATCTCGGGCCAAGGGCGGTATGGATGCTCGGAATTACCCTGGCGATTATTCTAACGCTGCTAACTTTGTTCTACAAGCAGTTTAAGCTGGTATCCTTTGACCCTGCACTAGCGGCGGCTACTGGCATTCCGGTAATGCTGTTTCACTATCTGCTGATGGGCATGGTGTCTATGACCTCTGTCGCTTCATTTGACAGTGTCGGCGCCATTCTCGTTGTCGGCATGCTGATTGTACCTGCGGCGACGGCATATCTGCTCACAGATCGGCTGTCCCATATGCTGGTGATCAGTGTTATTATCGGTGTAATCAGCTCATTTGCCGGCTATTATTCCGCTTTGATCATGGACTCGTCCATTGCCGGATGCATGGTAGCTTCCGCAGGTATTTTGTTTGTGCTGGCCTTCCTGTTCTCTCCACTTCATGGAGTTGTCGTTCGGAAATGGAAACAGAAGCGGGGCACCATGACAAAAGATCCGCTGGAAGTATAG
- a CDS encoding metal ABC transporter permease, whose product MFEWIASVVTDPNVRWILFGSMLLGFSSGLIGSFTYLRKQSLIGDTLAHAALPGICIAFMLSGVKSTFLFMIGALVAGWMATIGISLITRYSRIKQDTALGIVLSVFFGIGIVLLTKIQHGDYGSASGLDKYMFGQAASMVRSDVYMMLGVSVLLLIVCWLLFKEFKLISFDAGFARGMGYPSAFLEQLLLFLTVIAVVAGVQVVGVVLVAALLITPAAAARYWTNALGLMVCLAGLFGAISGALGTLISATTPDLPTGPVTVLVITLIFGVSVLIAPGRGLLAKEIRKYRTKTDYNNQQQSVNRAEVSK is encoded by the coding sequence ATGTTTGAATGGATAGCTTCTGTAGTAACTGATCCTAACGTCAGATGGATTCTGTTTGGTTCTATGCTGCTTGGCTTTAGCAGCGGATTAATCGGTTCCTTTACCTATCTTCGTAAACAAAGTCTGATCGGTGATACCCTTGCTCATGCGGCACTCCCGGGCATATGCATCGCGTTTATGCTTAGCGGGGTTAAATCCACCTTCTTGTTCATGATTGGGGCCCTTGTTGCAGGTTGGATGGCGACCATTGGGATTTCGCTCATAACCCGCTATTCCCGCATTAAGCAGGATACTGCTCTCGGTATCGTATTGTCCGTATTTTTCGGTATTGGTATTGTGCTGCTGACGAAAATTCAGCATGGGGATTACGGAAGTGCCAGCGGGCTGGATAAGTATATGTTCGGCCAGGCAGCTTCCATGGTCAGAAGCGACGTATACATGATGCTGGGAGTATCGGTTCTTCTGCTCATCGTGTGCTGGCTGCTATTCAAGGAGTTCAAGCTGATCAGCTTTGACGCCGGCTTTGCAAGGGGAATGGGTTATCCATCAGCCTTTCTTGAACAGCTGTTATTATTTCTAACCGTGATTGCCGTTGTTGCCGGCGTTCAGGTTGTAGGTGTCGTGCTGGTCGCAGCCTTATTGATTACGCCAGCTGCCGCTGCAAGGTACTGGACGAATGCGCTCGGTCTGATGGTCTGTCTGGCAGGACTGTTTGGAGCAATTAGCGGAGCACTGGGCACGCTGATCAGTGCAACAACGCCGGATCTTCCTACTGGACCCGTTACCGTGCTGGTGATCACACTGATCTTCGGTGTATCTGTGTTGATCGCACCGGGCCGGGGGCTGCTCGCCAAAGAAATTAGGAAGTATAGAACCAAAACGGATTACAACAATCAGCAGCAATCGGTAAATCGTGCTGAGGTAAGTAAATAG